A stretch of DNA from Streptomyces spiramyceticus:
CGCCCGGCGTGCCGTCCACGGCCCACACCTTCGGTTCGGGGTGCTTGACCGTCACAGTGGGGCCACTGAGCATCTTCGTCCCCGTGCCGCTCTGGTTGGTCAGCGGGGCGACGATGGTGACGTCGTGCCCGGCGGCGGTCAGCCGCTGGAACGCCGTACGGATGCCGGGCGCGTTGTAGCCGTCGTCATTGGTGAGCAGGATTCGCAGCGGACCGGCCGGTACGGACTGCGGCGTGGCAACTGCGGGCGCAGTCCCGGCAAGGGCGGGCGTACACAGCAGCAGGGCAGCCAGCGGCAGAACGCGATGACGTCTCACAATGTGCTCCTTCGAGAAGGTGGGAGGGGGAACCGGCGGGCGTACGAGCCTTGACGCGCGCCGGGGGAGGGGGAGAGCAGGACAGGTCAGCGCACGCTGCGGATCGGGAGGATGGCCAGGGCTCCGACCAGGGAGAGCGCGCCGCCGACGAGGAACAGCGCGGTGTACCCGCCCAGGGCGGTGACGATCGCGGAGGCGACGAACGGGGCGATGATCTGCGGGCCCGCGTTGGCGATGTTGAGTACGCCCATGTCGCGGGCGGCGTCCTCGGCCCGGGGGAGCACCAGGGTGACCAGTGCGGTGTCCACCGCCATGAAGCAGCCGAAAGCCAGGCCGTTGAGCGCGCTGAATACGAGCATCCCGGTCCAGGTGGGGCTGATGACGGGGACGGCCATGACCAGTCCGGCGAGCGCGGCCGAGACGCCGACGAACACCTTCCGTCGGTCCAGACGGTCGGACAGCATTCCGCCGACCACCGTCGATACGGCCATCGCGGCCATCGACACCGGGGTGAGGATCGCCATCGCCGCGGCCGCGTTCATCCCGGCGGGCAGTGCGATGTGGTCGTCCAGGATGTACAGCTGATAGCCGACGACGGAGAAGTAGCCGAGGACCATCAGGGCCCGGCCGATGAACGCCCACCGGAAGTCGTGATGGGACAGGGCGGAAAGGAACGCGGCGAACTGCTCGCGCCGGGGGACGGCCGGAGCGGGAGCCGGGCGTGGAACGTCGCGACAGAAGGTCGTCAGCAAGGCGGCCGCCCCTGCCACGATCGCGCCGAACACCAGGTAGCCCATGGTCAGTTGATCCGCGGTCTGCGATGCGATCAGCACACCGACGGTGCCGCCGATCGGAAGCGCAAGGCCGACGAGAGCGGAAGCGGTACCGCGACGGGCGGCCGGGATCCGGTCCGGCACCACCGCGGTCACGGCGGCCTGGTAGACGTTCATCGTGGCCTGCACCAGGCACCAGCCGATGCCCACGAGCAGCGCGGTGTGCACATTGCCCAGGAACGCCAGCCCCGCCAGCGAGGCCAGGGCGCCGCCAATGATCCACGGGTTCCGTCGGCCGGTCCGGTCCGACAAGGCGCCGGCGATCGGGTTGAAGGCGGTCGCGAAGACCGCGCTCACACCGCCGACCACGCCCAGAACGGCGACTTTGTTCGCGGGGTCGATCGCCGCGATCTGGGTGGGCAGCAGCACTGCGCCGACACCCATATAGACGGCCAGCATGGAGGCGTTGGCCACCAGGAGCAGCAGCATGAGCCCCCGCTGCTTGGGGTCCTTAGTCGCGGCGTGCGGGCCGCGCGGCCGGATCAGTTTGAGGGAGGACATGTCGACTCCTCGGGGGACGGAGCGGAGAGGTGAGGGGCCGCGGGACGTGGGGTCGCGGCGGCTGCGCCGATCGGAATCGGCGGGCAGGGGGATGGGGCGAGAGCGGTCGGTTACACGTGTTACCACCGCGGTGAAGCCCTGTGTAGCACTCATGGCGGCCACGCGCCAGACTTCAATACGAACCAGCAGGCGGATCGTGACGACGGAGGCCGGCGGTAAGGGGTCGGTAGCCGGTCGCGCATTACGTGCTATTGACGGTCGCAAATGACGCGACATACCGTCGGTGGCTGACCATCTGCGACAGGGCACGAGCCCGGCTGACCGAGAGGGAAACTCATGGGTAATGCCCAGAACCAGGCTTCACCCGTTGTGGAACTGCCTGCCGGCCTGCTGCAAGGCATCACCGAACGCGGCGTCACCGTCTTCAGAGGGGTGCCCTATGCCGAGCCCCCCGTCGGCGCCCTCAGATGGCGCCCGGCGCAGCTGCACACCGGCTGGAGCGGAATGCGGGATGCGACCGCCGACGGTCCCAGTGCGCCACAGATGTACATGGAAGGCGGCGACCCCGTACTCGGAGGCCACGGCTCGCCGCCGTTCGACGACGACTGTCTGACACTCAACGTGTGGACCCCGTCGGCCGACGACGCGCCCCGGCCGGTGCTGGTCTGGATCCACGGTGGCGGATTCGTCTCGGGTTCCGGCTCGCTGCCCAACTACTCCGGCGAGACCTTCGCGCGCAACGGAGATCTCGTGGTCGTCAGCATCAACTACCGCATCGGGCCGCTCGGTTACCTCTACTTCGGTACAGAAGGCGGCGGTGAGGAAGAGGGCGGCGAGGTGCAGCCGGGGAACTTCTGGCTCACTGATCAGGTTGCCGCGCTGCGGTGGGTGCACGACAACATCGCGCACTTCGGCGGAGACCCCGACTGTGTCACCGTCGCAGGCCAGTCGGGCGGCGCGGTGTCCATTGCGGCGCTGACGGCGCATCCCGAGGCCCAGGGCCTCTTCCGGCGCGTCATTCTGCAGAGCCCGCCCTTCGGCCTGCATATCCCCACTCCTGCTGAATATCTGCCGCGCACCGCCGCGTATCTGCGGATCGCAGGAGTGAAGGACGTCGACGAACTGCGCGGCCTGCCGTGGCCCCGGCTCGTCGAGGCGGCCGGAGGGCTGTTCGGGGAGACCATGCGGTGGGGCTATTGGCCGACGCCATTCCTGCCCGTGCGCGACGATGTGACGCTGAGTCGCCACCCCGCCGAAACGCTGCTCCACGGCGCGGCCACCGACCTCGACGTGATGATCGGCTGGACCCGGGAGGAGGCCAATTTCGGGTTCGCCCTCGACGAGGGATACGACAAGGCGACCAAGGCTCAGGTGATCGAAAGAATCGCGGAGACCTTCCCGGAGAATGCGGCCGACGTGTACGCCTCGTACGCGCGAGCCCGGCCCGGCGCCCGGCCGGTGGACGTACTCATGGACCTGATCTCCGACGAGCTCTTCCGTGTTCCCTGCGTGGAGCTGGCCGAGGCGAGGGCGGAGCTGGGGCGCCCGGTGTGGGCGTACCAGTTCGACTTCCCGACCCCCGCGCACCAGGGGCGGCTCGCCGCCGCGCACTGCCTGGAACTGCCCTTCGTCTTCGACAACTTCGACAAGTGGTCACACGCGCCCTTCCTGGCCGGGATCGATCCGGCGGTCCGCGACGGCCTGGCGCACGCCATGCACCGGGCGTGGATCGCGTTCGTACGCACCGGAGATCCCAATCACCCGGACCTGCCCGCCTGGGGCCGTTACGAAAGGCCGTCCCGCACGACCATGCGGTTCGACTCCGTCACTGCCGCTGTCGGCGATCCGGCCGGAGATTCGCGCCGACTGCATCGGCGGGCGATGCGGTAGGACACCTGGTGCGATTACGCCTGCGCTGTTACGCGTGTAACCTTGAGAGGGAAGCCGGTCAGTCGACCGTCGGAATCGATCAAGGACATCATGGCCAGAGACACGACCGCCGCGGCGACCGTCACCAGCGCGGATGTGGCCCGCCTGGCGGGGGTGTCCCGCGCCACGGTGTCCTTCGTCCTCAACGACACGCAGGCGCACCGGGTCAGCGATGCCACCCGCGCCCGTGTGCTGGACGCGGCCAGACAGCTCGGGTACGTACCGCACGCGGCCGCCCGTTCCCTGCGCGCGGGACGCAGCAATCTGGTGCTGATGCCCACCTCGGTCTCGGCGATCGGCCGACTGGTCAGCAACTGGGTGGACGACCTGCACAGCGAACTCGACCGCCAGGGCTATACCGCGGTGCTCCATGCCGGCCGGTTCCCCGACGCGGTCACCGCCGCCCGGGCCTGGGCAGAACTGCGGCCGGCGGCCGTGCTGGCCATGGACGGCGACCGCTTCACCGCGCAAGCGGCCGACCTGCTGCGCCGGGCCGGTGTGCGCGGCCTCCTCGCCTTCGCCGCCCGGCCTGTCGCAGGCGCCCACACGGTCGCCTTCGACCACAGCAGCATCGGTGCGGTGGCCGTCGAGCACCTCGTCGCCCGCGGGCGACGCAGGATCGGGGTGGTCATGCCGCAGGAGCGAGGCCTCGACGCGTTCGCCGGGCCACGGCTGGCGGGCGCGGAGGGTGTCGCCGCGCGCCATATGGCAACGGTCACCGCGGTGGACCTGGCATACACCCGGGAGTCCGCCACGGAGCTGGCCCGGCGCTGGCGGAACCTGGACCTGGACGCCGTATTCGCCTACAACGACGAGTACGCCGCTCTGTTGATGCGCGCGCTGCAGAACGAAGGCATTGCCGTACCGGACGATGTGGCCGTCGTCGGATCGGACGACCTCGTGCCTTCCGCCCTGGAGCAGCCCGCGCTCACCACCGTACGGCTGGAGCTGCCGTCGCCCGCGCTCATCGCCGACACCGTGCACGAGCTGATCGAGCGGGGTACGGCGCCCGCCCTCGACGGCGTGGAAGCCGTCCTCGTCCACCGGAAATCCTCCTGAGCGCATGAGCGGGCCTGGTCTCAGGCGCGGGAGATGCCGCTCTCTCGCGCCTGAGATGGGCCAGGCGCCTCTGCGGTGAGCGCCTTTCAGCCTCAGCTGGCCCTCAGTTGGTCCTCAGCCGGTCAGATGGCGGGCGAGGAAGGCCGTGCTCGCGGTGACGATCGGCGTGATGTCGGCGGCGCCGAGGAAGATGTGATCCGCGCCGTCCACGGGCTGGAGGGTGACGTCACCGCCGGCGCCCTTGAGCGCGCCGGCGAGCACCTCGCTCTGGCTGTAGGGCACGAGGGCGTCCTGCGTTCCGTGGACGAGGAGGAACGGCGGGGGAGTCCGGCCGTTCTGCGCGTACGTGACGGGGCTGGCGGCGCGTGCCAGCTCCGGCCACTGGTCGGCGGATCCGCCCAGCAGCGCGCTGAACGGATTGGGGTACTCCGTACCGGCCGGGGACGGCGGCATGGGATGCGCAAGCAGTGAGTTCAGTTCGGAAACTCCGTACCAGTCGACGACGGCCCGGACGTCGCTGGGCTCGTCGTGCACTCCTGTACTGCCCTCCAGGGCCTCGCCGTTCGGGCTGTCGGGGCAGGTGAGCCCCGCTAGCGCGGCCAGGTGGCCGCCGGCCGACTCGCCCCAGACGCCGATACGGCTCGTGTCGATGCCGAAGGTGTCGGCGAATCGCCGGATGTAGCGGATCGCCGCCTTCACGTCGTGCAGCTGCGCCGGGAACGGAGCCTCCAGGCTGTGCCGGTAGTCGATGCTGACGAGGGCGAGACCGGCTCCGAGGACGGAATCGTGCAGCAGCTCGACCGGAACGGTGGGCGGAGGATAGCGCCGGTCGCCCTCCAGCCAGCCCCCGCCGTGGATCCATATGACGGCCGGAACCGGTCCGTCGCCCGCGGGCAGGTGTACGTCGAGCAGACGGGGCCGGTATCCGGGAGTGGTCGCGTAGGTGACCCCATGGAAGCGGCGGATGCCGTCCTCGCCCACCACGGGAGGAACAGGGGCGAGGTAGGGGGGTGGCGGCCACCCTGTGTCGAGCTCGGCCGGAAGGGATTGAGTCATGTCCGCCTCTTTCCAATCAGATTGACCACAGTGACCACATTGACCACATTGACCACGGGACGGTGCCGCTGAGGAGGCCGTACGCACGCCGCGGGGTTTTGAGGGCCTCGGGATGTTTGTCCGAAATGCCTTGTGCTTGCCCGAGGGGGCACCTAGGATGTTACACGTGTAACAACCGCCCCCGCGACACTTGAGCAGGCCAAATGCAGCCACTTGCCGGCCTGGCTCTTCCGCTGATTACACGAGCTGTCTCCGCCGTCGGCGTCGTCGCCTTCCCTCCGGAGTCCGTCATGGTCACCGTCACCGCTCGACCAGTCCCTGTCCGGTCCTCTGTCCACTGGGCCCCGAAGCCGACCACGGCCACCGTTCCGCGCATCCGGACGTGCGTGCGTGCCGTTCTCGAAGGCTGGCGCATATCCCCCACCGTCGCCGACGCCCTGCTGTTGGTCGTCAGCGAACTTGTCACCAATGCCGTCCAGTACGCCGACGCTGTCACCGATCGCCTGCGCGTCACCGTGACGTTCGGTGGTGGATGGCTGCAGCTCGAAGTCGCCGACGGCGATCCGGCCCTGCCGGGCGCGGGGGCGGAAGTTGATCCCGATTCGGAGAGCGGTCGCGGGCTGATGATCGTCCATCTGCTGGTTGCCGAGATGTGCGGCGAGGTCGCTGCGCTGCCGTGTGGTCGCGGCAAGGCGGTCCGGGTGCGTATCCCTGCCTCCTGATCAGGCCTTTCGCTCGGCGGCTGCCGACGCGCCTCGCCGGCTCTCCGGGTGGCGTCGCTCAGATCTCGATGTGGCGCACTATTGACGGTCGTCAGATTATCGAGATACTTGCTCCACTCTCCCCGCTGCCCCGAGATTGAGGTGCCGCCCCATGGAGCTGTCCCCTTCCGCGCACGCCGATTCCTTCTGCCGCGATCGGCTTCCGCCTTTCCCTCTCTGGCCCGAACTCCACTTCGACCTGCCGGAGTTGCAGTATCCGGCCCGGCTCAACTGCGCCCAGCGACTGCTCGACGACGCCGTCGCGCGCTGGGGAGCCGACCGTCCGTGTCTGCTGACCCCCTCCTCCGGGCGGTGGTCCTACGGAGAACTCCTGCGCCGCGCCAACCAAGTGGCCCAGGTCCTCACCGAGGACTTCGGCCTGCTTCCCGGAAACCGTGTCCTGCTGCGCGGCCCGAACAACCCGTGGCTCGTCGCAACCTGGCTCGGGGTGCTCAAGGCCGGCGGGGTCGTCGTCACGACCATGCCGCTGCTGCGTGCCGCTGAAATCGCGGAACTGCACTACATCAGCCGGCCCTCGGTCGCCGTGTGCGACCACCGCTATCTCGACGAACTGGACGCCGCGGACACGCCCGGTCTCGCGGTGCTTGCGTACGGCGGCCCCGGCGAGCACGACCTGACCCGGCGCAGTGCGGCCAAGGACGGCGAGTTCACCAACGTCGACACGGCCGCCGACGATGTGGCACTGATCGCCTTCACCTCCGGTACGACGGGGCGGCCCAAGGCGACAATGCATTTCCACCGGGACGTGCTGGCCAATGCGGACACGTTCTCGCGTCATGTCCTCAAACCTCAGCATGATGACGTGTTCACCGGCACACCGCCCCTGGCCTTCACCTTCGGCCTCGGCGGACTGGTCGTCTTCCCACTCCATGTGGGTGCTGCGACCTTGCTCATCGAGCAGGCCGCCCCGCGTCAACTGGCGGACCTCGTGGCGGAACACGGCGTCACCGTGCTGTTCACCGCCCCCACCGCCTACCGCGCGATCATGGCCGCCGGAGTGGTGGACCGACTGGCGGGACTGCGCCGGTGCGTATCCGCCGGAGAAGCACTGCCCGCGGCCGTGTGGGAGGAGTTCCACGCCGCCACCGGACTGCGCATCATCGACGGCATCGGTGCCACCGAGATGCTCCATGTGTTCATCTCCGCGGCCGACGACGACATACGTCCCGGATCCACGGGCAGGCCAGTCCCCGGCTACCGGGCGGTGGTGGTGAACGGGGAAGGCGATCCCGTGCCCGACGGGCAGCCCGGCCTCCTTGCCGTCACCGGCCCCACGGGCTGCCGCTATCTGTCGGACCCCCGCCAGACGACGTACGTCAAGGACGGCTGGAACCTCACCGGTGACACGTATATACGCGACGCCGAGGGCTACTTCTGGTATGTCGCCCGCAGTGACGACATGATCGTCTCCTCCGGCTACAACATCGCCGGTCCCGAGGTCGAGAAGGCACTGGCGTCCCACCCTCATGTCGAGGAGTGCGCCGTCGTGGGCGCACCGGACGACCGGCGCGGAATGCTCGTCAAGGCGTATGTGGTCTTGCGACCCGGCGTTACCGACGACGACGTGACCGTCAAGGAACTGCAGAACCACGTCAAGCAGACCATCGCGCCGTACAAGTACCCGCGCGCCGTCGACTTCGTCACCGAACTGCCGCGCACCAGCAACGGAAAGCTCCAGCGCGGCGAACTGCGCAAGCAAGCCCGGACGACGGCCGATTAGTACGCGGCCCTGCCCCTACGGCCCGGCCTTCCGCACTCGCCACCGCTCGCTCCCACGCCCCACGAAAGGCACCACCATGGAGAAAGGCACCACCATGGACACTTCCGGCCCGCAGTCGGCAGCTTCCCCGGCGAACAGCCGAGCTGAGGTCACGCCGCAGAACCTGCCCAGCGTCGTCATCGAGCGCCGCGTCGAGTGGATCGACACCGATGCGGCCGGGCACTACCACCACTCCACCGTGGTGCGCTGGGTCGAGTCGGCAGAGGCTGTCCTCCTGCGGCGCCTGGGGCTGGCCCATCTCTTCGGCAGCACGCCCCGCGTCCGGTTCGAGGCCGATTACCGCGCGCGGCTGTGGTTCGGCGAGACCGTCCGCACCGAGCTGCGTGTCACCAAGGTGGGGACCAGCTCCCTCCATTACGCCTTCACCGTCCGGGGCGAGAGCGAGGAGGCTGCCGCCACCGGGCGCATGGTCATCGCACACGCGGCCGCCCGCGCCACCGGGTCCGTGCCCTGGCCCGACGACGTACGTGAGGTCCTCACCAAGGCGGGGCCGCAGACGTCAGAGCTCCTCACCAGCGGCTGACCCCTGCCGGTATCTCGCTATCTTGACGGTCGTAGAATTTACGGCATATCTTGTTCCTGGAACCACATGAGGAGGACGCCGTGCGCGTAGCAGTCATCGGAGGAGGGCCCGGCGGGCTGTACTTCGCGGCCCTGGCCAAGCAGCTCTCCCCGCGATGGGACGTCACCGTCTGGGAGCGCAACGCGGCGGACGACACCTTCGGATTCGGGGTCGTGTTCTCCGACGAGACACTCGACGGCATTGCGCAGGCCGACCCGGAGATCTTCGAAGCGATGTCCGCGGACTTCGCCCGCTGGAGCGACATCGACGTCCGTTACAAGGGTCGTCTGCTCACCTCCGGCGGCCATGGGTTCGCCGCGCTGGGGCGCAAACACCTGCTCCAGATCCTTCAACAGCGGTGCGCCGCCCTGGATGTGGACGTCCGATTCCGCACCCAGGCACCGCCGGTGGGTGAACTCACCGACACGTACGACCTGGTGGTCGCCTGCGACGGAGTGCGGTCGGCCACGCGTGACGCGTACGCCGGCACGTTCGGACCCGATCTCGACGAGCGGCACTGCCGCTACATGTGGCTCGGTACGGACAAAGTCTTCGAGGCCTTCACCTTCATCGTCGACGAACACGACTTCGGCACCCTGCAGGTGCACGCCTATCCGTTCGACACCACGCGCAGCACCTTTATCGTCGAGATCGACGAGGAGGCCTGGCGTCGCGCGGGCTTCGAGACGTACGCCGCCCGGGACCACCCCGCCGGCACCAGCGACGAGGACAGCATCCGGCTGTGCGAGGAACTGCTCGCTCCGCACCTCGACGGACACCGTCTGATCCCCAACAACTCCAAGTGGATCCGCTTCACGACCGTACGCAACCGGACCTGGCGCCACGGCAATGTGGTGCTGCTCGGGGACGCCGCCCACACCGCCCACTTCTCCATCGGCTCCGGCACCAAGCTCGCCATGGAGGACTCACTGGCCCTGGTCGCCTGCCTGCATGAACACCCCGACGTGCCCACGGCGCTCGCCGCGTACGAAGCGGAGCGCAGGCCGGTCGTCGAATCCACCCAGCGCGCGGCCCAGGCCAGCCTGGAGTGGTTCGAGAACATCGACCGTTATACCGGGCAGGACCCTCACCAGTTCGCGTTCAACCTGCTGACCCGCAGCCGCCGCGTCACCTACGACAATCTGCGCGTACGGGACGAGGAGTTCACCACCGCCGTCGACTCCTGGCACACGGCGGAGCACGCCCGGGCCGCGTCCGTCGTCGGCTCCACCGGCGCCACCCATTCCACGGTCTCCGCCGTTCCGCCGATGTTCCGCCCCTTCCAGCTGGGCGGCCTGCGTCTGTACAACCGCGTCGTTGTGCCGCCGACCGCCCTGTACACCGCACGCGACGGCGTCCCGGGTGACTTCGAACTCGTCCATCTGAGCACCCGGGCCCTGGGCGGCTCCGGCCTCGTATTCGCCGGAATGACGGCGGTGAGCCCCGAGGGGCGTGCCACACCCGGATGCCCCGGCCTGTACACCGACGAACAAGAGGCCTCCTGGCGGCGGATCACCGACTTCGTCCACCGTCAGTCGGGTGCCTGCCTGGGGATCCAGCTCACCCACGCCGGCCGCCGCGCGGCCACCACCACACCCCGCGCGGACGGCACAAGCACCCCCCTGGGCGCGGCTGGTTGGCCACTGGTCGCCTGCTCGCCCGTCGCCTGGGAGCAGGCCAGTACGGTCCCGCGCGAAGCCACCCGCGCGGACATGGACCGCATCACCTACGACTTCGTCTCCGCAGCCGAGCGCGCCCATCGCGCCGGATTCGACGCCCTTGAACTGCAGTACGGCCACGGCCACTTGATATCCGGCTTCCTCTCGCCACTGACCAACCGGCGCACCGACTCCTACGGTGGAACTCTCGCGGGCCGACTGCGTTTCCCGCTCGACGTCCTACGGGCGGTACGCGCCGTCTGGCCCGTCGGCAAGGCGCTGATCGTCCGTATCTCCGCGGCCGACTGGGCCGAGGGGGGCACGAGCGAAGCGGACGCGGTCGCCATCTCGCGGGCCCTGGCCGAAGCGGGAGCGGACGCCGTGGACATCTCCACCGGTGAGGTCGTCGCCCACGAGCGGCCCCGGTACGGGCGCAGCTATCAGACGCCCTACGCCGATCTGGTGCGCAACGCCACGAACATTCCCACCATCGCCGTCGGTGCCATCTCCAGCTACGACGACGTCAACTCGATCATCCTCGCCGGCCGGGCCGATCTGTGCGCCGTCGGCCGCGCCCAGCTCCACGACCCGCTGTGGACCCTGCACGCGGCGGCAGCCCAGAACTACACGGGACCGGGCGCCCCCTGGCCTCCGTCCTGGAGGGCAGGCAGCAAACGGCCCCCCGGCGCCCGCAGCGACCGCGTCCCACCCCGACTCCAGCTGCTCCGTGAACCTTCCGCCCCTGTCCACCAGCGTTGGCAGCCGCACACCGACGCCACGGCACCTGTCGCCGCACCCGCCACCGCATCCGCGTCGGCAACCGTCCGCTGACCTGGAGGAACCGGAGATCCGATGGAGAACCTGCCCCGCTTCACCGCTGCGGCCGTCCAGGCGTCCCCCGTCTATCTGGACGCCGCAGCAACCGTCGAAAAGGCCGTCGCACTCATCCACGAGGCATCGGCCAACGGCGCCGAACTTGTCGTCTTCCCCGAGGCGTTCGTCCCCGGCTACCCGTACTGGAACTGGACCATGAACCCGGTCCAGGGCTCACCCTGGTACGAACGCCTCTACCGCTCCTCGATCGACGTCCCCGGCCCGCACGTGGACGCGCTGCGCGCCGCGGCACGCCAGTACGGCGTCGTCCTCGTCATCGGTGTCAACGAGCGGGGTCCGCACAGTCTCGGCGTCCTCTACAACACCCTGCTCACCATCGGCCCGGACGGCGAACTTCTTGGCATACACCGCAAGTTGGTGCCCACATGGGCCGAGAAACTCACCTGGACCGGAGGTGACGGGAGCTCCCTCAAGGTCCACCCCACCCCCATCGGGCCGCTCGGCGCCCTGGCCTGCGGCGAGAACACGAACACCCTTGCCCGCTTCACCCTCCTCGCACAGGGCGAGCTCGTCCACGCCTCCTGCTACATCGCGTTGCCTGTCGCTCCCGAGGACTACGACATGGCCGACGCCATCGCGGTCCGTACCGCCGCCCACAGTTTCGAGGGCAAGGTCTTCTCTGTCGTGTCCTGTTCGACGATCTCCCCGGAGATCGTGGACACCATCGCGGGTGACGACGAGGACGTACGGCGCATGCTCGCCCGGCCCCGCAGCGCACTCTCCGGGATCTTCGGCCCGGACGGCCGCCCCGTCACCGAACCGCTCATCGACGACGACGGCATCGTGTACGCCGAAATCGACCTGGCCAAGTGCATCCAGCCCAAGCAGATGCACGACATCGTCGGCCACTACAACCGCTTCGACATCTTCCAGCTCCACGTCGACACCCGGCCGCGCACCCCGGTGACCTTCTCGACCGACGCGCCGCCCACGAAGGAGGAAGCATGACCACCGAGAACGACGACACCATGCTGGGACGGGCGCGTGTGTCCGACACCCCCGAACTGACCGCCTACTACGGCGAACTCGCCGAACTGCAGGCCGGCGCGCTGTGGACCGTCGCCAACGACATCGAGCCCTGGTACCCGCAGCCCAAGTCCGTCCCCGTCCTGTGGCGCTACGACGAACTGCGTCCGCTGGTCCACAAGGCGCTCGACCTGGTCAAGGCCGACGACGCCGGCCGACGTGTCGTCATGCTCGTCAACCCCGGCCGCAAGGACGTCAGCGCCGCCGCCGGACTCCTCTACACCGGGCTGCAGATCATGGGCCCCGGCGAGGCCATGACCGCCCACCGTCACCAAGCGGCCGCCCTGCGCTTCGTCCACGAAGGCACCGGCGCGTGGACCGTCGTGGACGGACAGAAGCTCAAGGTGGGCGCCGGCGACTTCGCCATCACTCCCAACGGAACCTGGCACGAACACGGCAACGACTCGGCCGACGCGCCCGTCATCTGGCAGGACGGGCTCGACATTCCCCTGGTCAACGCCCTGGACGCCGGCTTCTACGAGGTCCACCCCGACCTGTACCAGACACCCGGGAAGGTCATCAATTCGTCGGTCCTCACCTACGGCGCGAACCTTCTGCCGTACGGCGTGGACAAGTGGACCCGGCCGTACTCGCCACTGCTGGCCTTCCCGTGGGAGCAGACCTACGAGGCCCTGCGCAACCTGGCCA
This window harbors:
- a CDS encoding cupin domain-containing protein, translated to MTTENDDTMLGRARVSDTPELTAYYGELAELQAGALWTVANDIEPWYPQPKSVPVLWRYDELRPLVHKALDLVKADDAGRRVVMLVNPGRKDVSAAAGLLYTGLQIMGPGEAMTAHRHQAAALRFVHEGTGAWTVVDGQKLKVGAGDFAITPNGTWHEHGNDSADAPVIWQDGLDIPLVNALDAGFYEVHPDLYQTPGKVINSSVLTYGANLLPYGVDKWTRPYSPLLAFPWEQTYEALRNLATATEGSPYDGVIAEYTNPVTGGSVMPTMGAHMQLLRPGQATRAHRHTGSVIYTAAKGRGVSVIAGQRFEWKQGDIFCVPSWAWHEHRNLDQSEDACLFSFNDFPVMHSLGFYREEAYADNGGHQPTA
- a CDS encoding carbon-nitrogen hydrolase family protein; translated protein: MENLPRFTAAAVQASPVYLDAAATVEKAVALIHEASANGAELVVFPEAFVPGYPYWNWTMNPVQGSPWYERLYRSSIDVPGPHVDALRAAARQYGVVLVIGVNERGPHSLGVLYNTLLTIGPDGELLGIHRKLVPTWAEKLTWTGGDGSSLKVHPTPIGPLGALACGENTNTLARFTLLAQGELVHASCYIALPVAPEDYDMADAIAVRTAAHSFEGKVFSVVSCSTISPEIVDTIAGDDEDVRRMLARPRSALSGIFGPDGRPVTEPLIDDDGIVYAEIDLAKCIQPKQMHDIVGHYNRFDIFQLHVDTRPRTPVTFSTDAPPTKEEA
- a CDS encoding bifunctional salicylyl-CoA 5-hydroxylase/oxidoreductase, which codes for MRVAVIGGGPGGLYFAALAKQLSPRWDVTVWERNAADDTFGFGVVFSDETLDGIAQADPEIFEAMSADFARWSDIDVRYKGRLLTSGGHGFAALGRKHLLQILQQRCAALDVDVRFRTQAPPVGELTDTYDLVVACDGVRSATRDAYAGTFGPDLDERHCRYMWLGTDKVFEAFTFIVDEHDFGTLQVHAYPFDTTRSTFIVEIDEEAWRRAGFETYAARDHPAGTSDEDSIRLCEELLAPHLDGHRLIPNNSKWIRFTTVRNRTWRHGNVVLLGDAAHTAHFSIGSGTKLAMEDSLALVACLHEHPDVPTALAAYEAERRPVVESTQRAAQASLEWFENIDRYTGQDPHQFAFNLLTRSRRVTYDNLRVRDEEFTTAVDSWHTAEHARAASVVGSTGATHSTVSAVPPMFRPFQLGGLRLYNRVVVPPTALYTARDGVPGDFELVHLSTRALGGSGLVFAGMTAVSPEGRATPGCPGLYTDEQEASWRRITDFVHRQSGACLGIQLTHAGRRAATTTPRADGTSTPLGAAGWPLVACSPVAWEQASTVPREATRADMDRITYDFVSAAERAHRAGFDALELQYGHGHLISGFLSPLTNRRTDSYGGTLAGRLRFPLDVLRAVRAVWPVGKALIVRISAADWAEGGTSEADAVAISRALAEAGADAVDISTGEVVAHERPRYGRSYQTPYADLVRNATNIPTIAVGAISSYDDVNSIILAGRADLCAVGRAQLHDPLWTLHAAAAQNYTGPGAPWPPSWRAGSKRPPGARSDRVPPRLQLLREPSAPVHQRWQPHTDATAPVAAPATASASATVR